The Saccharolobus shibatae B12 genomic interval AGAGACAAGAATTTCATAAACTTCTGGCGTGTTTTTACTAGCTACTGCTTGAACTAAATATACTCCTCGCTTCTCTCTAACCTCAACTCCCTCTGTATTGAATATAGAAACCTCATAATTTATTGCAGAAGCTGAAATAGTAGTTAAGTTTACGTTTTCCTCCAGTTCTCTTAGGCTTATCATTACATCTTTTATAACATCAAGGTTTACCTCGTAATCACTCATTTTGTTTATAGGTTGTTTCTGTGGTAACACATTCGCCTTATCTGGCTCTCCAAGTTTAGCTATTTTTAACGCTTGCTCTAATGCGTTTTGATCAAGCTTTTTCATATAAATATAACCCATTCTTGACTTATCGTCAATTACTCTTATTCCGTAACCAATTTTCTCAACGTTTTCTGGAACGTAGAATTTCTCTTTAGATATCGTATACTCCTTTACCTTCAAAGAGAAAATTTCTAGGGAAATTCCCATCAATTTTGCCCGTGAAATTAGCTTATCGTACATATCCCCCTACCTTCAAGCTCTTTATTCTTACGTGAGGACCCCCTTCACTAACATTGACTTCTTGTCCATTCTTTTCGCAATATCCAGCTGACATCCCGAAATCCTTTGAAATCATATCTATCATACTTAACGTAGTTAATGTATTTCCAGAAAACCCTATATTTCTTACCGGTTCTTTAATTTCCCCATTCTCTATTCTATAACCTTCTTGTATTGCAAATTGAAATGTTCCCTCACTACTAGTCTCTCCACCAGTTGCTGATCCCAAATAGTAACCTTCCCTAATTCCTTCAAATAGCTCACTTAACGTATTGTTACTGGGCTTCATGTAAATGTTCCTCATCCTAGACAGTGGAAAATCCCCATAGCTTTGAGTTCTTCCATTTCCCGTTGGTGGTTCCCCTAAATAGGCTGAATAATATCTATTAGTCATGAATTCCTTTAAAACACCTTTCTCTATAATTTTAACTTCTCTTCCCTCAACTCCCTCATCATCATAATACACTATTGTAGAGTTTGGATTATCAATACTAGGCACATCTGAAATGTTTAGGAAATCCTCCCCTATTTTCTTTCCCCTTAATTCATATAGTATTCCACTTATTGCGACATCTGCCTCACTTAAATGTCCTATAGCCTCATGTAAAAATACTCCAACCACTTCTGGGGCTAAAACAACTGGATATTCTCCCGCTTTAGGAGTTTTTCCCCTTAGTTGATTTTCAATTCTACGTGAAAGCTTCTCAAACACTTCGTTTATATCAAATACGTCAACTACATATCCCATGTGAGTCGTTAAATTCTCAGCAGTCTCAACTATTGTGTCACCCTCTCTAGCAATGACATATATGTTTAGGCTAGAAATGTTTTCATCTAATATTATTTCCCTATCCTCAGAACTATAATACTCCTTGTGGATGGTCTCGTCATAATAGTTTAAAGTATATGACCTTATGCTAGGGTGAAGGTTAGCTAATTGTTTTGCGATCTTATTTAAGTCTTCACTTATTTCCTCTTTTGATTTATTTACCTCCTTTCCAATCTTAATAGTATCATGTTTTGAAGGTAAATACACTATGTTAACTCTTTCATCGCCAAAAGCTGAATTTACTGCTTCTTCTACTGTACTGTTATCAATTCTATCACTTACCTTAAACCCCCAATTTCTATTGTATAATATTCTAATTGAATAACCCTCGTCATTACCAGAAGTTACATATTTTCTATTATCTGTAATTGTAAATTCATTACTTATTGTTTTTTCATATCTAATATCAACAAATGAAGCTCCTAGCTCCTCTGCCCTTTTAATGTACTTAAACATTATTACTTTAATACTTTATTTAGATATATAACATCGATGAGTGCTGAAAAGATAAGTATTTCCTTACCAAAGGAACTTTATAGAGAACTTGAGGACTTCATTACCCGAAAAGGTATACCAGATAGATCTAAAATATTTCAGATAGCTTTGAGAAATTACTTAGATGAGAATAGGGAAGGCACTGAGATAATTTATGGTATTATAAATCTGGTATACGATCATGAGGAAGCATCTGAAGCCTTAACCGAAATTCAACATGAGTACAAGGATAATATAATTTCCACATTACATTTGCACATTAATGAAAAGTTATGTATAGAAGCCATAGCTGTAAAGGGAGAGAAAAGTAAGCTTGTTGAGTTAAACAATAGGTTAGGTCAAATTAAGGGAATTCTTAAAGCCAGGCTACTAATATCTTTTCCTTATGAAAAGACTTAGTATTTCGGATGATGTCAGAAAGTTAGGGGTTTTTGTTGCAATGGCAGAGGTGAGTAATGTAGATGCTAGAGTCCCTCAACAAGCCTTGGATGATATGATTAAAAACGTTGAAGAAAAGTATCGTTCTCAAGACCCAGAGTATTTAAAAAATGATTCCGTAGTTAGGGCTTACAGGGATTTTTATTGGAGGATAGGAATAGATCCAACTAAAACTAGGCCAAGTGGCGAGGCTCTTAGAAGGAGATTAGTCAGGGGGAATAGACTTCCTAGAATTAATATAGTTGTTGATATAGGTAATATAGTGAGTGTTGAAACTTTAGTTCCCATAGGTTTATACGATAGTGATAAAGTAGTGGGTGATCTACATTTAGTAATGTCTAAAGGTAGTGAGGAGTTTTTAGGTTTAGGTAAAAAAACGGAAAAGTTAGATAAGGGAATACCAATACTAGTTGATGATGAAGGTAAGGTTCTTCACATATATCCCCATAGGGACTCGATCTTAACTAGTATAACTCCAGATGTTAAAAACGTTATTATAGTTGGTGCTGGAGTTCCCAATATCGATGAAAATCTAGTCAAATATGCGGTAGATCGCGTAGCAGATTTATTAGAAAAGATATGTAAAGGAAAGAGAGAGTATAATACTGTGGTGATTAAATGAAGTTACTTTTAATCGGATATGGAAATGTTGGAAGGGCATTTAGAAGACTGCTACATGAAAAGAGAAATAGTTATCCAATATTGCAAAATGTTGAGATAGCAGGGATACTAACTAGGCAGGGATTAATGGTTGGGGATAAGGAGAATTTCTCTCCAGATAAGCAAATAACTGTATTAGAAGCAATTGATTTCATAAACCCCGATGTTATTGTTGATATGTCTGCACCTAATTATAAAGATGGTGAGCCTTCAGTTAGCGCTTACATAAAGGCATTGTCAAGAAAAATTCACGTGATAACAGTAAATAAAGCACCATTAGCACTAAAGTTTAGGGAAATATTTGAAGTTGCTGAGAGAACTGGTGCTAAAATTGGATTCCAAGGAACTGTGATGAGTGGTACTCCTTCCATAAATCTCTTTAGGATTCAACCAGTAGCTGAGGTCTCTAGGATTAGGGGTATCCTTAATGGTACCACAAACTATATTTTGACTAGGATTTATGAAGGGTTAAGTTTTAATGAAGCCTTGAAAGAAGCTAAAGAAAAAGGTTATGCAGAGGAAGACCCAACTTTAGATCTTAATGGATTTGATGCTGCAGCTAAACTGACAATTTTATCAAATTTTATTATGAACAGAAGCATAAGACTAGGTGACTTCAAGTTCAAGGGAATAACTGAGATTAGTAATGAAGAGATTAGAAGAGCTAAAAGTGAAGGTAAGAAAATAAAATTAATAGCCTATGCGGATAACTATATAATACAAGTATCTCCTCAAATTATAGGTCCACAAGATCCATTATATTATATAGACGGAGTTGAAAACGCTCTAGAAATTCAAAATGAAATACAGAGGATTATTATTAGAGGTCCAGGGGCAGGTCCAGCAAATGCTGCATATGGTGCTCTTACAGATTTGGTGTTATTATTGGAAGGATGTTTATGACAATTTTTTTATTCTTATAATACAATTGTAACTTGATGAGTTTACAGCAGAAAATAAAGGCTTATTTAAAGTTGGGTAAACTTGGTGTAGTAAGCTTACTTGATTTAGCAGCAGTTGCTGGGGCTTTTTTAGCTTACAAACATGGCATTTCACTTTTACCAATAATTCCTATGTTCATTGGAGGTACTTTAGCGTCGATGGGAGCTATGATAATTAATAGTGGGATTGAAATAGATAGAGATAAAGTAATGTCTAGAACGTCAAAGAGACCTACAGTAGTTGGCTATGTCAATAGGAAGGAAGCTATAATAGTTGGTTCACTTCTAGCAATTTTAGGTACGGCGTTAGGTTTTATAGACAATATTTTGACTGCTTTCTTTATAGCATTAGGTGTGGTAATATATGTATTCGTATATACAATCTTATTGAAGCCTAGGACTTGGCTAAATATAGTGATAGGTGGATTTGCTGGCAGCGCTGCAGCTTGGGCTGGTTATACATCCTTAACAAATTCTTTAACTTTAGAAGGATTTCTTTTAGGTTTTCTAATATTTATGTGGACTCCTGGCCATTTCTGGTCGTTGGCATTGAAGTATAGAGAAGATTACGTTAACGCGCATTATCCCATGCTGCCTGCTGTGGTTGGAATAACGGCTTCTGCAAGGGCAATAGCAATTTCTAATGCCTTAATGATTCCCATTGTACTTTTGCTAGGATACTATATTAATCTAATAGCGCTTATAGCATTTTCCATTTTAAGTGCATTTCTAATGTTTCTTTCTTATAGGTTAATACTTAATCCAACTAAAGAAGAAGCAATGAAATCGTTTATATTTTCAAACATTTACCTAATGCTAATACTTTTAATTATGATAATAGTTAAACTAATATGAAATATCTATTACCATGTCTGCTATTTTCTTAGACGAGATTACAATTCTAATATCAATATCCCCACATTTTCTCCTTATTACTAACTTGTCCTCATTTTGATAAGACACTTTTAATCCCGAGCAGTTTGCCACTGCGGATAATTTATAATGGTAATAGGGGTTTCTAATTTTATTCAGCGCTTTATTAAATACATAATTAAACAATTCATGTGGATCATGAGAAGTCATGTTAATTGGTATTTTAAATTTTATCTCAATGTAATCCTCACTGTAATTGACTGAAATGTTATTCCTAGTTAAGAGAAATAAAATTGGCAACGGCAAAATTGCTGGGATTGGTATAAGATAATCCGCATATTTTGGAATTATGTTTATAAATAAATAATAGGTGGTAGCTAAAGTGACTGGTAAGCCTATCATCACATATTTAATTACTTCCTTTAAGTCTCCATATCTTCTACTCATAATAAATGATGTAATGCTAGTTCCTATAATCGGTGGTATTGCTGATATTATTGATATTATTGTATCTCTTCTAGTCACATGTACTATTACTACTTATAGCTTAAAAAGATAAATATTGCAATGCATCATATTCTTTGAGGGTTTCTATTAATGGAGACTATACTTGTAAGAGAAGAACCCCCAATAGAGTGGATAATATTAAATAGACCAGATAAGCTAAATTCAATTAATGTAAAGATGCTCGATGAAATTGGAAGTGTATTAAGGCAAATTGTAAATAATGATAAAATTAAGGTTATCATATTTACGGGTTCTGGAAAGGCCTTTTCAGCCGGGGCT includes:
- the tldD gene encoding zinc metalloprotease TldD codes for the protein MMFKYIKRAEELGASFVDIRYEKTISNEFTITDNRKYVTSGNDEGYSIRILYNRNWGFKVSDRIDNSTVEEAVNSAFGDERVNIVYLPSKHDTIKIGKEVNKSKEEISEDLNKIAKQLANLHPSIRSYTLNYYDETIHKEYYSSEDREIILDENISSLNIYVIAREGDTIVETAENLTTHMGYVVDVFDINEVFEKLSRRIENQLRGKTPKAGEYPVVLAPEVVGVFLHEAIGHLSEADVAISGILYELRGKKIGEDFLNISDVPSIDNPNSTIVYYDDEGVEGREVKIIEKGVLKEFMTNRYYSAYLGEPPTGNGRTQSYGDFPLSRMRNIYMKPSNNTLSELFEGIREGYYLGSATGGETSSEGTFQFAIQEGYRIENGEIKEPVRNIGFSGNTLTTLSMIDMISKDFGMSAGYCEKNGQEVNVSEGGPHVRIKSLKVGGYVR
- a CDS encoding CopG family ribbon-helix-helix protein, which produces MSAEKISISLPKELYRELEDFITRKGIPDRSKIFQIALRNYLDENREGTEIIYGIINLVYDHEEASEALTEIQHEYKDNIISTLHLHINEKLCIEAIAVKGEKSKLVELNNRLGQIKGILKARLLISFPYEKT
- a CDS encoding B3/B4 domain-containing protein is translated as MKRLSISDDVRKLGVFVAMAEVSNVDARVPQQALDDMIKNVEEKYRSQDPEYLKNDSVVRAYRDFYWRIGIDPTKTRPSGEALRRRLVRGNRLPRINIVVDIGNIVSVETLVPIGLYDSDKVVGDLHLVMSKGSEEFLGLGKKTEKLDKGIPILVDDEGKVLHIYPHRDSILTSITPDVKNVIIVGAGVPNIDENLVKYAVDRVADLLEKICKGKREYNTVVIK
- a CDS encoding homoserine dehydrogenase is translated as MKLLLIGYGNVGRAFRRLLHEKRNSYPILQNVEIAGILTRQGLMVGDKENFSPDKQITVLEAIDFINPDVIVDMSAPNYKDGEPSVSAYIKALSRKIHVITVNKAPLALKFREIFEVAERTGAKIGFQGTVMSGTPSINLFRIQPVAEVSRIRGILNGTTNYILTRIYEGLSFNEALKEAKEKGYAEEDPTLDLNGFDAAAKLTILSNFIMNRSIRLGDFKFKGITEISNEEIRRAKSEGKKIKLIAYADNYIIQVSPQIIGPQDPLYYIDGVENALEIQNEIQRIIIRGPGAGPANAAYGALTDLVLLLEGCL
- the cyoE gene encoding heme o synthase, giving the protein MSLQQKIKAYLKLGKLGVVSLLDLAAVAGAFLAYKHGISLLPIIPMFIGGTLASMGAMIINSGIEIDRDKVMSRTSKRPTVVGYVNRKEAIIVGSLLAILGTALGFIDNILTAFFIALGVVIYVFVYTILLKPRTWLNIVIGGFAGSAAAWAGYTSLTNSLTLEGFLLGFLIFMWTPGHFWSLALKYREDYVNAHYPMLPAVVGITASARAIAISNALMIPIVLLLGYYINLIALIAFSILSAFLMFLSYRLILNPTKEEAMKSFIFSNIYLMLILLIMIIVKLI